From Methylocystis sp. ATCC 49242, one genomic window encodes:
- a CDS encoding GH36-type glycosyl hydrolase domain-containing protein, which yields MLQTPAENITTPRMDDLGLSRIANRAGVSISLLPNGAVFAIEHVRDNRRIMINQTLASPIADGMGGLYLRTGGADPVILPVIGPNARCRVGVGEDRFVWEGVQKGLRHRVSLWLHPDLNLWLWRVEAHNLRDREISCDAIFIQDIGLGEPAFLMNNEAYASQYLDHFVATHPRMNFVLMNRQNLWQAGAHPWVAHGCLDGAEGYATDFRQLMGPAYRDADQIDFSFGTTLPSHRQQYETACAALQSGPAALAPGAEAAWTFFGFYTPDHPAASSAADLALIDIAERAGANWKPCKAALSLPLRTHLHDASPLIARNLDESAIGALYPQRTHVEQAGGEFLSFFTPDKTHSRHIVLREKEHIVARRHGALLFSGAEMLPSDDTLCATCWMHGVFGAQLTIGNTSFHKLFSVSRDPYNITRGNGLRMLVEIGNRWRLLATPSAFEMGLCDCRWIYQLEDRTIAVSAVVSGEEPAMQWRITVEGAPCRLLIFGHLVIGEHEFAHAGRMEIDATKNQFTFRPDVDGMWARQYPQAVFHLVTSAPEQVEAVGGDELLYVDNRRRSGAYAVMRTCPTREFVFAVVGSLTDAKRAESLAAKYRGLVGHEAMLAKSTHYWRNITRGLRLEGPAPDAEVEAINTIFPWFAHDAMAHLTVPHGLEQYSGAAWGTRDVCQGPMELLLSLEHDEPAKAILRIVFSQQHEKRGDWPQWFMLDPYSSIRDSEAHGDVIIWPLKALCDYVEATGDFAFLDERVAWRRGDTFEKTAYSDSVATHVETLISKVRERVIPGTHLIRYGNGDWNDSLQPVDPEKRDWMVSSWTVALLYQQLRRYAEILRRIGRNEAADELGSIAAGMREDFNRFLIRDETLAGYALFKPDGDMPALLLHPSADAIGPAYSMLPMVQAIAGGVFTQEQAQRHLDLVRNYLLFPDGARLMDRPIAYHGGPETTFRRAESAAFFGREIGLMYTHSHLRYAEAMSILGDPDALWEALLVANPIAVTDRLAHASLRQRNAYFSSSDAAFADRCQASAEWSRVRAGTISVDGGWRIYSSGPGLYTNMLVQHAFGVRRIFGARSVKPCLPTSKEGLTLTWADRHVVAS from the coding sequence ATGTTGCAAACGCCAGCAGAAAATATCACGACGCCGCGCATGGACGATCTTGGCCTGTCACGAATCGCCAACAGGGCAGGGGTCTCGATCAGCCTGTTGCCGAACGGCGCGGTCTTCGCGATCGAACATGTGCGGGACAACCGCCGTATCATGATCAACCAGACGCTCGCGTCGCCGATCGCCGATGGGATGGGCGGACTTTATCTGCGAACCGGGGGCGCCGACCCGGTGATCCTCCCCGTCATCGGCCCCAATGCGAGATGCCGTGTCGGCGTGGGGGAGGACCGCTTTGTGTGGGAGGGCGTGCAGAAGGGCTTGCGACATCGCGTCAGCCTGTGGCTGCATCCGGACTTGAACCTGTGGCTATGGCGAGTCGAGGCGCACAACCTGCGAGACCGGGAGATCTCCTGCGACGCCATCTTCATTCAGGATATCGGCCTGGGCGAACCGGCCTTCCTGATGAACAATGAAGCCTATGCGAGCCAATATCTAGATCATTTTGTCGCGACGCATCCGCGAATGAATTTTGTTTTGATGAATCGCCAGAATCTTTGGCAAGCCGGCGCGCATCCCTGGGTCGCCCATGGTTGCCTCGACGGCGCAGAAGGCTACGCAACCGATTTCCGCCAGCTGATGGGGCCTGCCTACCGCGACGCCGACCAGATTGACTTCAGCTTTGGGACCACGCTCCCTTCCCACCGTCAGCAATACGAAACAGCTTGCGCTGCGCTGCAATCCGGCCCTGCCGCGCTGGCGCCTGGCGCCGAGGCCGCGTGGACGTTTTTCGGATTCTACACGCCAGACCATCCGGCGGCTTCGAGCGCCGCCGATCTCGCGTTGATCGATATCGCCGAACGCGCCGGCGCGAACTGGAAGCCGTGTAAAGCCGCGTTGTCTCTGCCGCTGCGGACTCATTTGCATGACGCCTCGCCGCTCATCGCCCGCAACCTCGATGAGAGTGCGATAGGTGCGCTTTATCCACAACGCACGCATGTCGAGCAGGCGGGCGGCGAGTTTCTGTCGTTCTTTACGCCCGATAAAACCCACAGCAGGCATATCGTCTTGCGCGAAAAGGAGCACATTGTGGCGCGCCGCCATGGCGCCTTGCTGTTCAGCGGCGCCGAGATGTTGCCGAGTGACGATACCTTGTGCGCCACCTGCTGGATGCACGGCGTTTTCGGCGCGCAACTCACCATCGGCAATACATCTTTTCACAAGCTCTTTTCCGTTTCGCGTGATCCCTACAACATCACGCGGGGTAACGGGTTGCGCATGCTGGTCGAAATCGGGAATCGATGGCGATTGCTGGCTACGCCGTCCGCATTTGAAATGGGCTTATGCGATTGTCGCTGGATATATCAACTCGAGGACCGAACCATTGCGGTCTCCGCGGTTGTCTCCGGCGAAGAGCCTGCGATGCAGTGGCGAATTACCGTCGAGGGCGCCCCCTGTCGCTTGCTTATTTTCGGCCACCTCGTCATCGGCGAGCATGAATTCGCACATGCGGGTAGGATGGAAATCGACGCGACGAAAAATCAGTTCACCTTCCGGCCGGATGTGGATGGCATGTGGGCCCGGCAATATCCGCAGGCGGTCTTCCATCTGGTAACAAGCGCGCCCGAGCAAGTCGAAGCAGTCGGCGGCGACGAATTGCTTTACGTGGACAACAGACGGCGCAGCGGCGCGTATGCAGTGATGCGAACTTGTCCCACGCGCGAATTCGTATTCGCGGTCGTCGGTTCGCTGACGGATGCAAAGCGAGCGGAGTCGTTGGCGGCGAAATATCGCGGGCTAGTCGGCCACGAAGCGATGCTGGCCAAATCCACGCATTACTGGCGCAACATTACGCGCGGGCTGCGTCTGGAGGGTCCCGCGCCTGATGCCGAGGTCGAGGCCATCAACACGATCTTTCCCTGGTTCGCACACGACGCCATGGCGCATCTCACAGTGCCTCATGGCCTCGAGCAATATTCGGGCGCCGCATGGGGAACGCGCGACGTTTGCCAGGGCCCGATGGAATTGCTCCTGTCACTCGAGCACGACGAGCCCGCCAAGGCGATTCTCCGGATCGTTTTTTCCCAGCAGCACGAAAAGCGGGGCGATTGGCCGCAATGGTTCATGCTGGATCCCTATTCATCGATAAGGGACAGCGAAGCGCATGGGGACGTTATTATCTGGCCTCTGAAGGCCCTGTGCGATTACGTCGAAGCGACCGGGGATTTTGCTTTTCTCGACGAGCGGGTCGCCTGGAGGCGTGGAGATACTTTCGAGAAGACGGCCTATTCGGACTCCGTTGCGACGCATGTGGAAACCCTGATCTCTAAGGTGCGCGAGCGTGTCATCCCTGGCACGCATCTCATCCGCTACGGGAACGGCGACTGGAACGACTCTCTTCAACCTGTCGATCCCGAGAAGCGCGACTGGATGGTAAGTAGCTGGACTGTCGCGCTGCTCTATCAACAATTGCGCCGCTACGCCGAAATCCTGCGGCGGATTGGGCGCAATGAGGCCGCTGATGAGCTTGGGTCCATCGCCGCGGGCATGCGGGAAGATTTCAATCGCTTCCTCATTCGCGACGAGACGCTGGCCGGCTATGCCTTGTTCAAGCCGGACGGCGACATGCCGGCGCTGCTGCTCCATCCGAGCGCCGATGCAATCGGTCCTGCTTACTCGATGCTTCCGATGGTGCAAGCGATAGCCGGAGGAGTCTTCACTCAGGAGCAGGCGCAGCGTCATCTCGACCTTGTCAGAAATTACCTGCTGTTTCCCGATGGGGCGCGCCTCATGGACAGGCCGATAGCCTATCACGGCGGCCCTGAAACGACTTTCCGACGAGCGGAATCCGCCGCCTTCTTCGGCCGGGAAATTGGCCTGATGTATACGCATTCACACTTGCGTTATGCGGAAGCCATGAGCATCCTCGGCGATCCCGATGCGCTTTGGGAGGCGCTGCTTGTCGCCAATCCAATCGCCGTCACCGATCGATTGGCTCATGCGTCCTTGCGGCAACGCAACGCCTATTTCAGCAGCAGTGACGCGGCCTTTGCGGATCGGTGTCAGGCAAGCGCCGAATGGTCGCGCGTCAGGGCCGGGACTATTTCGGTCGACGGCGGATGGCGTATCTATTCAAGCGGACCGGGTCTTTACACAAATATGCTGGTGCAGCACGCTTTCGGAGTGCGGCGGATTTTCGGAGCGCGTAGCGTGAAACCTTGCCTGCCGACTTCCAAGGAAGGCTTGACTTTAACGTGGGCGGATCGCCATGTCGTCGCCTCGTGA
- a CDS encoding PepSY-associated TM helix domain-containing protein has protein sequence MSLIDRFFRRDEGFTAAGPNSAAGAAGARSGSVRKRKSNSSLYRWAFVIHKWAGLIGAAWLAVLGLTGFFLNNDDWRWLQQVTAPHWLVSDSVSMNAARNVVRYLQIDPNDATRRLAAGPRGLWRSDDGGANWRATQFKDNAHPQVFAIEADPALGWKRLWIGTDMGLFATSDRGDTAEIAGLAGERVTALAQGATPNEMLGVIDKSRVFRFDPELASRAEILDIAPLPDDARPLGVRLHRFVRSIHFGRGLFEEKTSRLLNDLGGLGMLTLAMTGLLYWGFDKWWRVQAKAGVRGMSPEAKRATTSWLYRIHGATLGLIAAPVLLYLALTGIVVDHDQELGGLLRSISTPTALLTPAFRLNSWDRHIDAIVGYPDAPGAFSVGNFLGMFTTADDGKTWARESNADGQPIGGANRMRRIGDRVVIMSGMGSTAIIRGDDYAFHEAALAPADPGMGERMDRGSGREQGAGSGGMRPQGASQSARPMSMSMGAFSRGFAPSDVTAFEGGLLWRTSAKLVFTSLDGARLKMFEPTNPDSPGVPMFMWLRSIHTGALFWSEWRWVNDIFATFALFLIGTGLIRWWRQKWM, from the coding sequence ATGTCACTGATCGACCGGTTTTTTCGGCGTGATGAAGGATTCACTGCGGCAGGCCCGAATTCGGCGGCCGGGGCTGCGGGGGCGCGCAGCGGCAGCGTTCGCAAGCGCAAAAGCAATTCCTCGCTCTACAGGTGGGCCTTCGTCATCCACAAATGGGCCGGGTTGATCGGCGCCGCATGGCTCGCCGTGCTCGGGCTGACGGGCTTCTTCCTGAATAACGACGACTGGCGATGGCTGCAGCAGGTGACGGCGCCGCACTGGCTGGTCAGCGATTCCGTCAGCATGAACGCCGCGCGAAATGTCGTACGTTATCTCCAGATCGATCCGAATGACGCCACGAGGCGGCTCGCCGCCGGTCCGCGCGGCCTCTGGCGAAGCGACGACGGCGGGGCCAATTGGCGGGCGACACAATTCAAGGACAATGCGCATCCGCAGGTGTTCGCCATCGAGGCCGATCCTGCGCTCGGCTGGAAGCGGCTGTGGATTGGGACAGACATGGGTCTCTTCGCAACAAGCGATAGAGGCGATACGGCGGAGATCGCGGGACTCGCGGGCGAACGCGTCACGGCTCTCGCGCAAGGCGCGACGCCGAACGAAATGCTTGGCGTCATCGACAAGTCGCGCGTCTTTCGCTTCGACCCGGAGTTGGCGTCGAGGGCCGAAATACTCGATATTGCGCCGCTGCCAGACGACGCGCGTCCGCTGGGCGTTCGTCTCCATCGCTTCGTCCGCTCGATCCATTTCGGGCGCGGTTTGTTCGAGGAGAAGACGTCGCGGCTCCTCAATGATCTCGGCGGACTTGGAATGCTGACTCTTGCCATGACCGGCCTTCTCTACTGGGGTTTCGACAAATGGTGGCGCGTGCAGGCGAAGGCGGGCGTTCGCGGCATGTCGCCGGAAGCCAAGCGCGCGACGACAAGCTGGCTATACCGCATTCACGGTGCGACGCTCGGCCTCATCGCCGCTCCCGTCCTCCTTTATCTCGCCCTCACGGGCATCGTGGTCGACCACGATCAGGAGCTCGGCGGGCTGCTGCGTAGCATCAGCACCCCGACCGCGCTGCTGACCCCGGCCTTCCGCCTGAACAGTTGGGATCGCCACATCGATGCGATCGTCGGCTATCCAGACGCGCCGGGAGCGTTCTCCGTTGGCAATTTCCTCGGCATGTTCACGACTGCCGACGACGGGAAGACATGGGCGCGCGAGAGCAACGCCGATGGCCAGCCGATCGGCGGCGCCAACCGCATGCGGCGCATCGGCGACAGGGTTGTCATCATGTCGGGCATGGGTTCGACGGCGATCATCCGCGGCGACGACTATGCATTCCATGAGGCTGCGCTGGCGCCTGCCGATCCCGGCATGGGCGAAAGAATGGATCGGGGCTCCGGCCGGGAGCAAGGCGCAGGGTCGGGGGGCATGAGGCCGCAGGGCGCGTCGCAGTCGGCGCGGCCGATGTCGATGAGCATGGGCGCCTTCTCCCGCGGATTTGCGCCCTCTGACGTCACCGCTTTCGAGGGTGGGCTACTATGGCGTACCAGCGCAAAACTCGTCTTCACGAGCCTTGATGGCGCGCGGCTCAAAATGTTTGAGCCGACGAATCCCGACTCGCCCGGCGTCCCGATGTTCATGTGGTTGCGCAGCATCCACACCGGCGCGCTGTTCTGGAGCGAATGGCGCTGGGTGAACGATATCTTCGCGACGTTCGCTCTCTTCCTGATCGGGACCGGGCTTATTCGCTGGTGGCGTCAGAAGTGGATGTAG
- a CDS encoding DUF2946 family protein, with amino-acid sequence MALACAASLVFQAMLSPLVAPGTSSQNTETVAAAAMFLASPFCHDDAGNPSGKAGHSQHDCCLLCQGQSRDAMVVLAFVLATLTLDPAREAREPAYANYDDASPRLIGWASSWSSRAPPFFS; translated from the coding sequence CTGGCCCTCGCGTGTGCGGCGTCGCTCGTATTCCAGGCGATGCTCTCGCCGCTGGTCGCTCCGGGGACGTCCTCGCAAAATACCGAAACTGTCGCGGCGGCGGCGATGTTCCTCGCGAGCCCGTTCTGCCATGACGACGCCGGGAACCCATCGGGGAAAGCCGGTCATTCGCAGCACGATTGCTGCCTTCTTTGTCAGGGGCAATCGCGAGACGCCATGGTCGTCCTCGCTTTCGTCCTTGCGACGCTGACCCTCGATCCCGCGCGCGAGGCCCGGGAACCGGCCTACGCCAACTACGATGACGCGTCGCCACGCCTGATCGGCTGGGCGAGCAGTTGGTCGTCCCGCGCGCCGCCTTTCTTCTCCTGA
- a CDS encoding TonB-dependent receptor, with protein MTLPRFLRGGASVVALLCAFDSIAYAQQALPTISIGPARRGLSRTPSAGHSGGSGTHGSGPSSASAQPVQEKEIIVETATRTQKKVSEAPGDLTVFSENYIQRRDAPRIGAILRDAPGIYSWGASLGYTAPSANRASRFSFRGISGTQRTLFLMDDQIMNDPMFGTFNFSQYFMDDIERIETLPGASSALYGAKAYGGVVRAFSKIPEKREVIARGESTFGEFSRQAGNIIYRDRLANGVGWSAGGRWEGSEGFRDNIIQRTLVPPYIAGAVPTVTAQGQPIWYLGAQGQAKWRAVNSHLKLYYDYDQATKFGAGVTYFLNNSMQGLFDSYAPLSSYLGYNASVAPPNRITPAALLGAGLAYETTLTSYFFAKHKFSDDSEIKLNVNNMARVYRFTTPSVAPNSNAFAAGGAGVYNNYPQNLLSANVQYSFSPKFIPFFAHHVTTGVGVDRGTAAFQAFNVNNWTNFGSSTAFTSSMQAESRFVWGFAQDEIKVTPWLTAYLGGRVDWWHTSGIRSGAGFYDNFSGQDVVNFNPKVSLVANMPWEDGVLRASAGRAFRAPVLNALYVDSTRGNVRSFSNPNLKPETAISWEVGYEQYFKQTGTFAKATFFESWLSDYNSVKRLPAPTIIQTWSTTVNSGEALVRGFEITGSQTLTDWLTAYVTYTNVFDALTLEAPDQPDTVGKRLQNAPRHLFNASLEANYQDWTGTLTGRYTADSFDLATNTDFVRGVYGSFDRFWQLDARVSWKPTQYTELYVAGNNMLGRYYQFTVNPGAYFTAGLKLTY; from the coding sequence ATGACCTTACCGCGTTTTCTGCGCGGCGGCGCGTCCGTCGTCGCCCTTCTTTGCGCCTTCGATTCCATCGCTTACGCCCAGCAGGCGCTGCCGACCATCAGCATCGGTCCGGCGCGTCGGGGTCTTTCTCGCACACCCTCGGCCGGTCATAGCGGGGGCTCCGGAACGCACGGATCGGGGCCGTCTTCCGCGTCCGCCCAGCCGGTGCAGGAAAAGGAGATTATCGTCGAGACCGCGACGCGCACACAAAAGAAGGTGAGCGAAGCGCCCGGCGATCTTACTGTCTTCAGCGAGAATTACATCCAGCGCCGCGACGCTCCGCGCATTGGCGCCATTCTGCGCGACGCGCCGGGTATTTATTCCTGGGGCGCGAGCCTCGGCTATACGGCGCCCTCGGCGAACCGCGCGAGCCGCTTCTCGTTCCGCGGCATTTCAGGCACGCAGCGCACGCTGTTCCTGATGGACGACCAGATCATGAACGACCCGATGTTCGGGACGTTCAACTTTTCCCAATATTTCATGGACGACATCGAGCGCATCGAGACTCTGCCCGGCGCGTCATCGGCGCTTTATGGCGCGAAAGCCTATGGCGGCGTCGTTCGCGCCTTCAGCAAGATTCCCGAGAAGCGCGAGGTCATCGCCCGCGGCGAGTCGACGTTCGGCGAGTTTTCGCGCCAGGCGGGCAACATCATCTATCGCGACCGGCTCGCGAATGGCGTCGGCTGGAGCGCCGGCGGCCGCTGGGAAGGCAGCGAGGGCTTCCGCGACAACATCATCCAGCGCACGCTCGTTCCGCCCTATATCGCCGGCGCCGTTCCGACCGTCACCGCGCAGGGGCAGCCGATCTGGTATCTCGGCGCGCAGGGGCAGGCCAAATGGCGGGCCGTGAATTCGCATCTCAAGCTCTATTACGATTACGATCAGGCGACGAAATTCGGCGCGGGCGTCACCTATTTCCTCAACAATTCGATGCAGGGGCTGTTCGACAGCTACGCACCGCTGTCGAGCTATCTCGGCTACAACGCCTCCGTCGCGCCGCCGAACCGCATCACGCCCGCCGCACTGCTCGGCGCCGGCCTCGCCTATGAAACGACGCTGACGAGCTATTTCTTCGCAAAGCACAAGTTCTCCGATGACTCGGAGATCAAGCTCAACGTCAACAACATGGCGCGCGTCTACCGCTTCACGACGCCTTCCGTCGCGCCCAATTCAAACGCCTTTGCGGCCGGCGGCGCGGGCGTCTACAACAACTATCCGCAGAATCTGCTCAGCGCGAACGTCCAATACAGCTTCTCGCCGAAGTTCATCCCCTTCTTCGCGCATCATGTCACGACGGGTGTGGGCGTCGACCGGGGCACGGCGGCCTTTCAGGCGTTCAACGTCAACAACTGGACGAACTTCGGCTCGTCGACGGCCTTCACGAGCAGCATGCAGGCCGAGTCGCGTTTCGTCTGGGGTTTCGCGCAGGACGAAATCAAGGTGACGCCCTGGCTCACCGCCTATCTCGGCGGGCGTGTCGACTGGTGGCATACGAGCGGCATACGCTCCGGCGCGGGCTTCTACGACAATTTCAGCGGCCAGGACGTCGTCAACTTCAACCCCAAAGTGTCGCTCGTCGCCAATATGCCCTGGGAGGACGGCGTGCTGCGGGCGTCGGCCGGCCGCGCCTTCCGCGCGCCGGTGCTCAATGCGCTCTACGTCGACAGCACGCGTGGCAACGTGCGTTCCTTCTCCAATCCCAATCTGAAGCCGGAGACTGCGATTTCCTGGGAAGTCGGCTACGAGCAATATTTCAAGCAGACGGGAACTTTCGCAAAGGCGACTTTCTTCGAAAGCTGGCTCTCCGACTATAATTCCGTGAAGCGCCTGCCAGCGCCCACCATCATTCAGACATGGTCGACGACGGTGAATTCGGGCGAGGCGCTCGTGCGCGGCTTCGAGATCACGGGTTCGCAGACGCTCACCGACTGGCTGACCGCTTACGTGACTTACACTAATGTCTTCGACGCCTTGACGCTGGAGGCGCCCGACCAGCCCGACACGGTCGGTAAACGCCTTCAAAACGCGCCGCGCCATCTTTTCAACGCGTCGCTAGAGGCGAACTATCAGGATTGGACCGGCACGCTCACCGGGCGCTACACGGCGGACAGTTTCGATCTCGCGACCAACACGGACTTCGTGCGCGGGGTCTACGGCAGCTTCGACCGCTTCTGGCAGCTCGACGCGCGCGTCTCCTGGAAACCGACGCAATACACCGAGCTCTATGTCGCGGGGAACAACATGCTCGGCCGCTACTATCAGTTCACAGTCAATCCGGGCGCCTATTTCACGGCGGGGCTGAAGTTGACCTACTGA
- a CDS encoding sialidase family protein, which translates to MRALEFGPYAAIVKNARLASIAVAAALIAAPVLAQEARPAGEPPPAAAGAAPAAQQGAGGDHARHVMRLPDGVVSLDVVADGAKLHLLTGKHSGSGTTIWHQISTDDGKSWSKEAEVQGPPGAGATVTRGSDARLASVNGKLVAMWMSHVADNSHGGAGPMIAARSEDGGKTWTPLAGPADWPKGPHAFFTLSSDGRTLHAAWLDSRDGPPPAPGAQGLRYAFSTDAGASWSKNLTLDIASCACCWTTSKADAAGNLYVLYRDKQPSDMAIGVVDPKSRQWTRLSTVGAFGWDFAGCPHIGGGLAIRGGKTPEIHGVVGTRKKENAGFYHLKSAGGGKSWSEPQRLGDESATHGDIAIGKDGRLAAVFDMVDPEASDGTLAIYAATSSDDGASWTEAKRLSPLKITATHPRVVATKSGFLALWTEQLAPNEQRLAMKAIGKNLELGQAGAR; encoded by the coding sequence ATGCGTGCATTGGAATTTGGACCATATGCGGCCATAGTCAAAAACGCGCGGCTTGCGTCGATCGCAGTCGCGGCGGCGTTGATCGCGGCGCCGGTCCTCGCCCAAGAGGCGCGGCCGGCGGGGGAACCGCCTCCCGCCGCCGCGGGAGCGGCGCCCGCGGCGCAACAGGGCGCCGGCGGCGACCACGCCAGGCATGTCATGCGCCTGCCTGACGGCGTGGTCAGCCTCGACGTCGTCGCCGACGGCGCGAAGCTGCATCTCCTCACCGGCAAACATTCGGGAAGCGGGACGACGATCTGGCACCAGATTTCGACCGACGACGGCAAGAGCTGGTCGAAGGAGGCCGAGGTGCAAGGGCCGCCCGGCGCTGGCGCGACAGTGACGCGTGGCTCCGACGCGCGCCTCGCTTCGGTCAACGGCAAGCTCGTCGCCATGTGGATGAGTCATGTGGCGGACAATTCGCACGGCGGGGCGGGGCCGATGATCGCCGCGCGCTCCGAGGACGGCGGCAAGACCTGGACCCCGCTCGCCGGTCCGGCGGACTGGCCCAAGGGGCCGCATGCCTTCTTCACCCTGTCGTCCGACGGCAGGACGCTGCATGCGGCCTGGCTCGACAGCCGTGACGGGCCGCCGCCTGCGCCGGGCGCGCAGGGCCTGCGCTACGCCTTCTCGACCGACGCGGGCGCGAGCTGGTCAAAGAACCTCACGCTCGACATCGCCTCCTGCGCCTGCTGCTGGACGACGAGCAAGGCCGACGCCGCCGGCAATCTCTATGTGCTTTACCGCGACAAGCAGCCCTCCGACATGGCGATCGGCGTCGTCGACCCGAAGAGCCGTCAATGGACTCGGCTCTCCACGGTCGGCGCCTTTGGCTGGGATTTCGCCGGCTGTCCGCATATTGGCGGGGGTCTTGCCATCCGGGGCGGCAAGACCCCTGAAATTCACGGCGTCGTCGGAACGCGCAAGAAAGAAAACGCCGGCTTCTATCACCTCAAATCCGCCGGCGGCGGCAAGAGCTGGTCGGAGCCGCAACGGCTCGGCGATGAATCCGCGACGCATGGCGACATTGCGATCGGCAAGGACGGCCGGCTCGCCGCGGTGTTCGACATGGTCGATCCGGAAGCGAGTGACGGCACGCTCGCCATCTACGCAGCGACCTCCTCCGACGACGGCGCCAGCTGGACGGAGGCCAAGCGTCTGTCGCCGCTGAAAATCACCGCCACTCATCCGCGCGTCGTGGCGACGAAATCCGGCTTCCTTGCGCTATGGACCGAGCAGCTCGCGCCCAATGAGCAGCGGCTTGCGATGAAGGCAATCGGCAAGAATCTCGAACTCGGCCAGGCAGGGGCGCGATAG
- a CDS encoding site-specific integrase, which translates to MPVCRLSKNVIDSLSGSDTDVIWWDDTLKGFGLKVTPKGRKVFLVQYRPKVGGGNARKYTIGQYGKLTPQQARAEAMRVLAEREGGRDPQAERQAKKLEVMSQRVEDLVDDFINRHVSQNRSASETIRILRREVLPDFGTRAVSELCRADVDRLIHNIQARGAPIMANRAFAAIRKFLAWCVGRGILENSPCEGMRAPSKERSRERVLSDEELKSILVAARTMGHPFGSIVQVLGLTGQRRNEVGLMTWAQLDLSNGQWVIPAERAKNGKSHVVHLSEEAKALISSSPRLGDLVFSNDGKRPFQGYSKCKSRLDQVSGINNWTLHDLRRTVVSGMARLGIPPHVADKILNHQSGSIGGVAAIYQRHEFLDERRDALEIWGRHVAALLGIAEHAA; encoded by the coding sequence GTGCCGGTCTGCCGCTTAAGCAAAAATGTGATCGACTCTCTATCGGGCAGCGACACAGACGTTATTTGGTGGGACGATACGCTGAAGGGTTTCGGCCTGAAGGTCACGCCGAAAGGTCGAAAGGTGTTCTTAGTCCAATACCGTCCGAAGGTCGGGGGAGGCAACGCCCGCAAGTACACGATCGGGCAGTACGGCAAGCTCACCCCCCAGCAGGCGCGAGCCGAGGCCATGCGCGTCCTTGCGGAACGGGAGGGTGGTCGCGACCCTCAGGCTGAACGGCAGGCGAAAAAACTCGAGGTGATGTCCCAGAGGGTTGAGGACCTGGTAGATGACTTCATAAACAGGCATGTCAGTCAAAACAGGTCGGCGTCCGAAACGATACGCATCCTCCGGCGCGAGGTGCTACCCGATTTCGGCACGCGCGCTGTATCAGAACTCTGCAGAGCGGACGTTGACCGCTTAATACACAACATTCAGGCGAGGGGGGCGCCGATCATGGCAAATCGCGCCTTTGCGGCCATCCGCAAGTTTCTTGCCTGGTGCGTGGGTCGTGGTATTCTCGAAAATTCGCCATGTGAGGGGATGCGAGCTCCCTCGAAGGAAAGATCTCGGGAGCGAGTCCTTTCCGATGAGGAACTGAAATCGATCCTGGTTGCCGCAAGGACTATGGGCCACCCATTCGGTTCGATCGTTCAAGTGCTGGGACTAACAGGGCAACGGCGTAATGAAGTGGGCCTCATGACCTGGGCCCAATTGGATTTATCGAATGGGCAGTGGGTTATCCCAGCAGAGCGTGCGAAAAACGGCAAGTCCCACGTCGTTCATTTGTCGGAAGAAGCGAAAGCCCTAATAAGCAGTTCGCCAAGGTTGGGCGATCTGGTTTTTTCGAACGATGGTAAACGCCCCTTCCAAGGTTATTCTAAGTGCAAATCAAGATTGGACCAAGTCTCGGGCATAAATAATTGGACCTTGCACGACTTGCGCCGGACGGTTGTTTCGGGAATGGCTCGCCTGGGCATTCCGCCGCACGTCGCCGATAAAATACTCAATCATCAATCTGGCAGTATTGGAGGAGTCGCAGCGATCTACCAGCGTCATGAGTTTCTCGACGAGCGTCGTGACGCGTTAGAGATATGGGGGCGGCATGTGGCCGCCCTCTTAGGGATTGCTGAACACGCAGCCTAA
- a CDS encoding DUF3768 domain-containing protein, which yields MTAGVASLPLADQAAIVRKVMRFDAFTPDNDPYGEHDFGAFEHKGQKFFWKIDYYAPNMAHGSDDPADPAQTIRVLTIMFADEY from the coding sequence ATGACCGCAGGCGTCGCCAGCCTGCCTTTGGCCGACCAAGCGGCAATCGTTCGCAAGGTGATGCGCTTCGACGCATTCACGCCCGACAATGACCCTTACGGCGAGCATGATTTCGGGGCGTTCGAGCACAAGGGCCAAAAGTTCTTCTGGAAAATCGATTATTACGCGCCCAACATGGCGCATGGCTCCGACGATCCCGCCGACCCGGCTCAGACGATCCGTGTCCTAACCATCATGTTTGCGGACGAATACTGA